A stretch of the Nematostella vectensis chromosome 1, jaNemVect1.1, whole genome shotgun sequence genome encodes the following:
- the LOC5511148 gene encoding mitochondrial-processing peptidase subunit beta, with product MASAMVSRLASKRFSYLTNVLSKTHQGKAGFLACKRYQSSHALTYEQSLYNVPDTKVTTLSNGLKVATEDSGISTATVGLWIDAGSRFETEANNGVAHFLEHMAFKGTKNRSQMDLELEVENMGAHLNAYTSREQTVYYAKVFSKDIPKAVDILADIIQNSTLGEAEIERERGVILREMQEVDTQLEEVVFDHLHATAYQGTALGRTILGPSRNVKSITQQDLKDYINKHYSAPRMVLAAAGGVNHDDLVKLAENHFSGLRSTYEEQDKVEPCRFSGSEIRVRDDDMPLAHVAMSVEGCGWTHPDYFALMVANMLVGSWDRSFSAGKNIGSKLAQQIAQNNLAHNFMSFNTCYTDTGLWGIYFVCDKMKIDDTIYCIQHEWMRICTSIMDHEVARAKNLLKTNILMQLDGSTPICEDIGRQMLTYGRRIPLPEIDMRIEMIDAKTVKDVATKYIYDRCPAVVGVGPVEQLPDYNRVRGGMYWLRL from the exons atgGCGTCTGCGATGGTGTCTCGGTTAGCCTCGAAAAGGTTCAGTTATCTGACGAATGTTCTCTCCAAAACACACCAG GGGAAAGCCGGTTTTTTGGCCTGTAAGAGATACCAGAGCTCGCATGCGTTAACCTATGAACAG TCCCTATACAATGTCCCTGATACAAAAGTGACAACTCTCTCGAATGGCCTGAAAGTGGCAACAGAGGATTCTGGGATATCCACGGCCACG GTTGGATTATGGATTGATGCTGGCAGTAGATTTGAAACAGAGGCAAACAACGGAGTGGCTCATTTTCTAGAACACATGGCATTCAAg GGCACCAAGAACCGCTCCCAGATGGACCTTGAACTGGAAGTCGAGAACATGGGTGCTCACCTGAATGCGTACACCTCTAGGGAACAGACCGTTTACTATGCCAAGGTCTTCAGCAAAGATATCCCTAAAG CTGTTGACATTTTGGCTGACATCATCCAGAATTCCACCCTTGGAGAAGCCGAGATTGAAAGGGAAAGGGGAGTCATCCTTCGTGAGATGCAG gAGGTTGATACCCAGCTGGAGGAGGTGGTATTTGATCACTTGCATGCTACAGCTTACCAGGGGACTGCTCTTGGAAGGACCATTCTAGGACCTTCTAGAAATGTCAA gAGTATTACCCAGCAAGACCTGAAAGACTACATCAACAAGCACTACAGTGCACCCCGCATGGTGCTGGCTGCTGCGGGAG GTGTGAACCATGATGACCTGGTCAAGCTGGCTGAGAACCACTTTAGCGGGCTCAGATCAACATATGAGGAACAAGACAAAGTAGAGCCCTGCAGGTTCAGTGGCAGTGAG ATCCGTGTCCGTGATGATGACATGCCCCTTGCCCATGTCGCCATGTCAGTCGAAGGGTGTGGCTGGACACACCCTGATTACTTTGCCTTGATGGTTGCAAACATG CTTGTAGGAAGCTGGGACAGGTCCTTCAGTGCTGGTAAAAATATTGGCAGCAAACTTGCTCAA CAAATAGCCCAGAACAACCTCGCTCACAACTTCATGTCCTTCAACACATGTTACACTGACACTGGTCTTTG GGGTATCTACTTTGTCTGTGACAAAATGAAGATTGATGATACCATCTACTGTATACAGCATGAGTG GATGAGAATCTGCACAAGTATCATGGATCATGAAGTAGCAAGAGCCAAGAATCTCCTCAAGACTAACATCCTTATGCAGCTTGATG GATCTACACCAATCTGTGAGGACATTGGAAG ACAAATGTTGACATATGGCCGTAGGATACCCCTTCCTGAGATTGACATGAGAATTGAG ATGATAGATGCCAAAACGGTCAAAGATGTAGCTACAAAGTACATTTATGATCGATGTCCTGCTGTAGTTGGTGTTG GTCCAGTTGAACAGTTGCCTGACTATAACCGTGTCCGTGGAGGAATGTACTGGTTGAGATTGTAG
- the LOC5511120 gene encoding ras-like GTP-binding protein RHO has protein sequence MAAIRKKLVIVGDGACGKTCLLIVFSKDQFPEVYVPTVFENYVADIEVDGKQVELALWDTAGQEDYDRLRPLSYPDTDVILMCFSIDSPDSLENIPEKWTPEVKHFCPNVPIILVGNKKDLRMDENTKRELQKMKQEPVKIEEGRAMADKISAYAYLECSAKTKDGVREVFETATRAALQTKKKKKGKCVLL, from the coding sequence ATGGCTGCCATACGTAAAAAGCTGGTCATAGTGGGAGATGGTGCTTGTGGTAAAACTTGTCTTCTAATAGTATTCTCCAAGGATCAGTTCCCTGAAGTATATGTACCTACAGTTTTCGAAAACTATGTGGCAGACATTGAGGTAGATGGAAAGCAAGTTGAGCTGGCATTATGGGATACAGCGGGCCAAGAAGACTACGACCGGCTGAGACCTCTATCATATCCTGACACAGATGTTATTCTGATGTGTTTTTCCATTGATAGTCCTGACAGTTTAGAAAACATCCCAGAGAAATGGACTCCAGAAGTCAAGCATTTCTGCCCAAATGTACCAATTATTCTGGTAGGAAACAAGAAAGATCTCAGGATGGACGAAAACACCAAACGAGAATTGCAGAAGATGAAACAGGAACCAGTTAAAATTGAAGAAGGTCGTGCAATGGCTGATAAGATATCAGCTTATGCGTATTTGGAATGTTCGGCCAAAACCAAGGATGGGGTTAGGGAAGTATTTGAGACTGCCACACGGGCAGCCCTTCAGAccaaaaagaagaagaaaggaaAGTGTGTGCTCTTGTAA